CGCGCAGAGGCTCCGCTGAAGTGTCTTATGATTGCCGCGCGGCCCTCGTACACACCAAAGTCTGACGTGCCGCTCTCAGAGCTCGCCGCCCACACGGCGTCCTCGGTGAACAGCGGGCCGAGCAGCTCGGGGTTGTAGCCTTCGTCGCACGCGTCTGCGTACGTCCGAAAAAGCCGCTCGATCCTCGCCTTGTCTTCGAACTCCCGCACAATGCGCTCGTAGTCGTGTCGTTCAGGTCCGTCCATTGGCTGGCTCCTTTCGGTACAGAACCGGGTTACTGCTTGTCCACCGGATGACTGCTGATGACGATCTTGCCGATCGTTCGGCCGGTCTCGATGCGACGGTGCGCCTCGCGAAGCGTCTGCGCGTTCATCGGACCGAGCGTCGCGGTGAGAGTGCCACGAATCGATCCGGAGTCGATGAGGTCGGCCACCCGGTCAAGGAGGTTATGCTGCTCGATCATGTCCGGCGTGCCGAAGATCGGCCGGGTGAACATTGACTCCCAATGCCACGAGATCGCTTTTCCTTTCAGAAGCATGATGTCAAGGTCGGGTGCCTCGTCGATCGCGACGATGTGACCGAACGGCTTCACCACACGCGCGAACGTCTGCATCAGCCCGGGGCTCTGTGGGGTAAGGACGTATTCGATGCCATCCGGCACGATCTGCCGAAGCTGCTTCGCCAGATCGCCTGAATGATCGACGACATGGTCCGCTCCGAGCTGCCGCACCCACTCACGCGATTCGGGGCGCGATGCGGTCGCGATCACGGTGAGCTTGGTAAGCGCCTTGACCAGTTGAATCGCCATCGACCCGACACCGCCCGCGCCGCCCAGCACCAGAATGGTCCCGGTCTCGTCGGCCGTGACCCCGAGGCGGTCGAAGAGGCATTCCCACGCGGTGATCGCGGTCAACGGTATGGCGGCGGCCTGAGCATGTGTCAGGTTGGCCGGTTTACGACCGACGATGCGTTCGTCGACCACGTGCACGGCGCTATTAGTGCCGGGACGGTCGACGCTGCCC
This genomic stretch from Antricoccus suffuscus harbors:
- a CDS encoding zinc-binding alcohol dehydrogenase family protein; its protein translation is MTQTVSAVVYRECLSTDDPASLVDVEIARPEPRPRDLLVQVEAVSVNPVDVKQRTRVEPPPEGRVLGYDASGVVLEVGSEVTLFAPGDQVYYAGSVDRPGTNSAVHVVDERIVGRKPANLTHAQAAAIPLTAITAWECLFDRLGVTADETGTILVLGGAGGVGSMAIQLVKALTKLTVIATASRPESREWVRQLGADHVVDHSGDLAKQLRQIVPDGIEYVLTPQSPGLMQTFARVVKPFGHIVAIDEAPDLDIMLLKGKAISWHWESMFTRPIFGTPDMIEQHNLLDRVADLIDSGSIRGTLTATLGPMNAQTLREAHRRIETGRTIGKIVISSHPVDKQ